In the genome of Acidobacteriota bacterium, the window CCGCGTACACGTATCGATGATCGCCCGAACCGATTTAGCTCCTTCGCGATGGCCGAATATCCGTGGCCGGCCCTGATGTTTTGCCCACCGGCCGTTGCCGTCCATGATAACAGCGATATGCCGGGGCATCCGCGCCGGATCGATCCCCGCCAAAAGACGCTCTTCGGCAGAATTCGGTTTAATTATCCCGGCAAAATTCTCGTGCATCGTGCATTTCTTAACAACGGATTTACGCGGATTAGCACGGATTTAATGAAATTAATCTGTGTAGATCCGTGTTAATCCGTTGTTCAAATCCTTTTCTCGAACGTTCGAATAATTGCGTCTCGATTTATCGGCCCGTAAATATGCGGATAGATCCCGCTATCGGTTGACGGTTCCTTTATCATCCGCGACATTAGCCGGTCGCTCTCGATCTCGAGTATAACCACGCTTTCGACGCCTGAGTAATATCGTCCGATCACGCCGTCGAGCTGTTCCTCGAAGCTGCAATGAATAAACCCTTCAACAGCCAAACTCGCGTGCCGGTAAAGCCCCGTATCAAAAGCCGCCCAAACTTCCGGTAAAACTATGTGGTAAATGAGCATTCCGTCGGAACGCAGGCTGCCAGCCTGCGTGTGTCCGGTTCGCCGATCGCGCGTTGCCGGCAATTTCCTTTGCGTGAAACGCAGGCTGGCAGCCTGCGTTCCGGCACTTAATCGTACTCGACCTTATGCAGCGTCAGCCCCTGTGCCGATGCCGTTTTGCCTGCCAGGTCGCGGTTGCCGGTGACGATCGCCGTCTGAATTGTATCACTATCTTTTTCGCCACGCCCGACCTCGAGCATCGTGCCGACGATCGAGCGGACCATGTACCGCAGAAAACCTGTCGCTGATATGCGAAACTCGATCATCACGCCCTGCGCCTGATCGTTCCACCTCGATTCCACGGTAAAATCGAGCACGTTTCGGACCCGCGAATCGCCGTCGGATTTCGCTGATGCGAACGCCGTCCAGTCATGCTCGCCGAGGAACAAACGAGCCGCTTCGTTCATCCTAGCCACGTCGAGCGGCCTTGTTTCGTGGTGGGCAAACCGCCGCCAAAATGGTGACATCACCGGAGCATTCACCACGCGGTAAATATACGTTTTGCGCTTCGCCGAGAATCGGGCGTGAAACTCGTCCGGAGCCTTTTCTGCTTTCATTATCCTGATGTCTCGCCACAGATTGCCGTTGATCGCGTGCTTGAGCCGCTCGGGCGTGAATTTGCTGTGCAGATGAACATTCGCAACCTGTCCCTCAGCATGAACACCTGCGTCCGTTCGCCCTGAGCCAACAACCGCGACATCCATGTCAGCGATCATTCCGATCACACGCTCCAGTTCGCCCTGGATCGTCCGGTCGTTTTCCTGCACCTGCCAGCCGTGAAAGTCGGTGCCGTCGTATTGAATGAGAAGTCTGTAGTTCATTTAAGGATACAAGAGCTTAAAACGCTCGCAGCAAACGAGTGATGTTTCGTCAAAATCGATCTCGAGCTGGGCTGCCTCCTGCGAGAAATACTTCCAGTGGACATCACGCCAATATTCCAGCGTCTGATCACCCTCGCCTTCATCTGATGCAAATTGCGGATCAACATCATTGAACGGCAGATGCCTGATCTCCGTTGTTTGGATCACACACATCGGAGCTCCCGCAAGATCAGTGACAACGCTGTAACCATCAGCGATCGGAGCCTCGTCCGGTATTATCTCATTTACCGCAACGAGGCTCGCGGTCGCAAATTTCTTGCCGGAAATGACCAATTCAGCAAGCTCCCTCGCCATTTCCGCCGTGTTACCAAAGCACCAAACTTGAAAAGGCTCGGCCCTCGGTATCGACGGGTTTAGTAAAAGAAAGTCGTTCCAGAATTTCTGAACCTCAGATGTCATGACTTGCGGCTACCGGGTTTTACAGCTTCAAGCCCGTCGGCACACATCGGACAGCTGTCTGTAGAAAAGCTAGGAACATCGAGACTGACGAGCGAGATCCGCGGCACGCCGACATCTGCGGTTCTATTTGAGCGATCAATTATCGAAGCGGCAGCGACAACCTTCGCTCCGCAACTTTGCAGTGCCGCGATGCATTCACGCGTTGATCCGCCGGTCGTGATGACGTCTTCGACGACGAGAATTCGTTCTCCGGGCGAAACAGTAAACCCTCGCCGAACTGTCATCACACCTTCCTGACGCTCTGTCCAGATGAATCTTTTTCCTAGTGCCTGAGCAGTCGCAAATCCGATCACGAGCCCACCGATCGCCGGCGACGCGACCGTGTCGATCTCGTCTGCCGAATAATGTGCCGCTATCTCTTTACCGAACGCGGCCGCATCGTCAGGATGCTGCAGGGCAAGAGCACATTGCAGATATTTCGGGCTGTGCAGGCCGCTCGATAAAATAAAATGCCCATCGAGCAAGGCATTGGTTTCCGTGAAACGTTTGAGAACATCCATTCGATATAGACTAACTCAACACTCCTTCCGACTCAATAAACTCAGGAATTTCTGCTAGACTTTTAATCAATGACGCCGTACCCGAATCTGATCTCTGAGTCGCTCCTGATCAACGAAACCGTCGCTCTGCTCCGCTCGTTCGGCGGTAAGGCTTCGGCTGTCAGCGTGGTCGATTTTGTTATGAAGATCCGCAAGCCCGACCGCAATCTTGCCAGATTACTCGCCGCGGACATGATCGCGGGCGATCCTCGCTTGAGGATCGATGGCGACATGGTCGAGCTTTGCGATGACGAATTCGAGGGCCGGGAGTTGATGGAGACAGAATTTGTCGTTTTCGATCTCGAAACCACCGGAGCCAAAGCTCCGCCCTGCCGCATCACGGAGATCGGTGCGTACCGAGTAAAGGACGGTAAGGTTCAAGAGGAGTTTCAAACGCTCGTAAACCCGGAGACACCGATCCCGCCGTTCATTACTTCGCTGACAGGAATTAGCGACGAAATGGTTCGCCATGCTCCGTTGTTTGCGGATGTAGCGTACGATTTTCTTGATTTTATCGGTGATTCGATACTTGTCGCCCACAATTCGGGTTTTGATATGCGGTTTCTGAATCACGAGATCAGTCGCATTTTCGGCAAGTACAAGCTTCGCAATCCGTGCCTCTGTACAGTGCAGCTTTCCCGAAAACTGCTGCCCGACATCCTGAATCACAAATTGAAGACCGTCGCCGAGCACTACGAGATCGAACTGGTAAATCATCACCGCGCCAGCGCCGACGCCTATGCGACCGCCCATATTTTCGTGAATCTACTAACAAAACTGAACGAGAACGGCGTTAACGACCTCGCCGCGATAAGAGGTTTGGGCTCGCGAAAGCATCGGTATGTGAGATAGCCGGGCTCCACCGCAGAGCGGTGTGATGAATTTAGCCGTGGGTTTCAACCCACGGTCGGACGCATCGAAGTTCGCTGTCGCGTCAGCGACAATTGAGATTCAACCGTCGCTGACGCGACGCGGTTATTTTTTCCGCTTTCCGTGGGTTGAAACCCACGGCTAAATTCGTTAAATCGCTACGCGATGAAGAGTTAAAACTCCGAATTCTGAAGGTGGAACTCCAAACTAGAAAATTATGTTAGACGAAAGAATGCCTGAGGGCGTCAATAAACAGCAATTAGACATCCGCCCTACTCCGCGTGAGGAAATGGGCTTGTTCCCGCTCGACGCGTTTCCGTATGAGTTTGTGGGTAAAGAGATCTGGGTCGAATTCGATATGCCGGAGTTTACGGCGATCTGCCCTTTCTCAGATTTCCCGGATTTCGGCGTGATCAGGCTCAAATACGTGCCGAACAAGCTCTGCGTCGAGCTAAAAAGCCTCAAGCTTTATATCAATTCATTCCGCGACGTAAAGATCTTTCACGAACACGTCGTCAACGTCATCCTCGAGGACTTCGTCGCCGCCTGCGACCCGCTAAAGGTCGAGATCGAGGGCGATTATCACGTGCGCGGCAATATCAAAACGGTTGTGCGTGCGAGTTACACAAAGCCTGCTTAATTCGCCGCGATAAATCCATAACAAGTGCAGGCGAGGCCTTCGAGCGTTTTGCGGTCGATGACCGTTACATGGCCGCGGACGTAGCTGATCAGCTTCTGCTTTTGCAGTATCCCGGCGGCCTTGTTTACGGCTTCGCGTCTAACGCCGAGCATGTAGGAGAGAAACTCCTGCGTAACCTGAAAGTCTTCGGACCGCATGCGGTCCTGCGTCATCAGCAGCCAGCGGGCAAGGCGCGATTCGATGGAGTGAAATCGCGTACACACAGCCGAACGCGATATCTGCATTAGCATCGAATACGTAAACAAACGCATGATCCGCGGCAGTTCATCGCTGAAAGCGCATTCTGCGTTAAAATTCTTCGCCGTCATCCTCTGAGCATTCCCGCTTCCCTGCACTACGGCTCGATTGTTTGACAGTTTGATCCCAAGAAAGACACCCAAGGCGGCCATGCCTTCGTTACCGACCATGGCGATCTCCATTGTTGTGGTCGGGCTCGTTGCAACCAATATCGAGATAATGCCGGTTTCGACAAAATAGACGTGCTTCATTTCCTCACCCTGATCGTAGACATTCTCGCTGTACTTCAGCTCGTAAGGTTCGAATTGAGGCCGGACGCGGTCGTAGGCAATTATCGGCAGAGCTGCGAGCAGCTTATTGGAAGATCTGGTGGTTTCTGGCATCGGGCACTCCTTGTTCGGGCCATGTTGTAAAAACAACAGACGGCACAAGAAGTAGATCGTTAGTTCATTTCCGATGTCGAATGGTGAAATTTTCAAAGTTGACTGCTTGAACGCTATCAACTTGCGCAACCATAACAGGTGTTAACCGTTTTGTCTGTATACCTATACGAAAGAGCGAGATATTCCCCGGCCGAGCAGGCGATTGTATTCGTCGTTGACGACCTTGTAACACTCGCAAACCGCATTTTCGAGGCCCGGGCGGTCTATGATGGTCATTGTTCCCCGCACACTTTGTATTAGTTTTCGAGCCACAAGCTTTTGCGCGGCAAGCGTAACGCCCTCCCGGCGCACTCCGAGCATATTTGAGATCAGATCGTGGGTCATCACGAGCTTGTCAGAATCCAAACGGTCGTGGCTCAGCAGAAGCCAGCGGCAAAGCTGCTGTTCGACGGAATGCAGACGGTTGCAAACGGCAGTTTGGGAGATCTGTGCTATCAAGGCCTGCGTATAACGAAGCAACAACCTCTGAAACGGGCCGCCAAGCGTAAATTCGGCCTTCATCTCGTTCGCCCTCATTCTCAGCACATTGCCTGCGCTCTGGACGATAGCACGGTTAGTCGTCGTCTCGCCGCCCATGAACAGTTCAATTCCGAGAATGCCGTCGTTACCGACAACGCCGATCTCGGCCGTTGCCCCGTTTTCCATGATATACAACAGCGAAATGATCGCCGTCGTAGGAAAATACGTATAGTCCATCTTGGCGCCCGACTCGTGCATCACCTTGCCCAGAGTAAGCGGTACGATCTCGAGTTTAGGCAGGATCCGTTCAAATTCACCTATCGGCAGCGAGGCCAACAAGTAGTTCTTTAAGGCATCGGTTCTTACGGCAGTCGGCATTTTTCCCTCTTTGTTCCGGGTCGAGTTCAGCAGCTAAATTACCTGAACGAGTTTAACTTTGTTGGAACAGGGCCAGAATACCATACCTATCCATCTTATGTGTGCGATATCGCACACCCGTTAACAGCCGGCCAAATTGCCGGAACGCAATTATGTTTTAAGAGTGTTCGCAAGCGCACATACACGGCCGATCTTCTTTGTTTAACTAAATACATCAGCCGGAGCCGCAAGGATGAAAATTGAGTGCCATACCTTACTTGCACTCAGATAACGCTCTCGTGTTAACCAAATTCGCTAGGCGAAGGCTGTTTTGGACAAGGGTCTTATACTGGCAGTAACGCTGCGTGGAAGGACGGTAGATCTTACAGGAAGCCGTCCTTCGTTTTTTTCCGCTGGAGGTTCTGAGATGAAAATGATCCAGTTTTCAATGTACTACGTTAAGCTGCAGTTCACCGTTGCGTTCGGCCTGTATCGAACCTCACTCCCGATGGATGTTAACTGGCGTTGGCGCTTCTGGCAGCAAAGGAACAACGCGCAGCACCGGCCGAATTATTAGAATTACTGGAGAAAATCATGCTGATCGCCGCTAATAGCCAGACTAATGGCATTCGACCTGAACGAATGAGGGGCGATAGGGCAACGAGCTACAGCAATTTTATTTCGGCGCTGGCGAAAAGGATCACGGCCAGCCGCGAGGAATCGGAGGCGGCAAAAAAGGAGATCTTTGCGGATATAAGGCGATATGCATCGAAAAGCACGGTCGCGACGACCACAGATAGGTTCGAATCATTGATCGCTCGCCGCCGGCTGGTTCGGTTTCTGAGCATATCAGATTCGATATGCTGAATCATTTTGTACTGATCGTACTGACAAGGGGTGGAAAAGGCAGGCGTTTAGGATTAACTAAACGCCCGCCTGATCCAATTTTGGGTGGGACTGTCCAAATGAGTGCGGACAGCGTTATATGGCATGTGATGGTGCCGTAAACGGGAATGCCCGGGAACTAAAAGGCCCGGGCATCTCAATATATTGTCTATTGGCCTGTTGTCAGTGGATGGCTGCCATGACAGCGGGCGATGCTAACGAACGCTTTGAACAAGCTCGCTCGACGAGGCTGACTATTTCGCTTTCTGCCGGTGTACTGCCTTTGGGGTCGGCGTTGGATATTTCGGAGATGATCAGGAATTTCGATTTCTCAAGCAATGTCTGCTCACGAAACGATAATTTCTTTTCGTGGCTCAGGAATGTGAGCATTTTGAGCACTTCGGCGGTCTGAAAAATGTCGCCCGTTCGCAGCTTTTCCGTGAACTCACGCGAACGCGTCTTCCAATCACCGGCGTACGGCTCAAAATCCTCGCCAAGCATATCGATCAGTTGCCGGCACTGCGACCTCGAGATCAGCGGGCGCAGGCCGACGCTGTCCGCATTGCATTCGGGAACGAATATCGTCGAGTTGTCGTGTAAAACGCGAAGAGTGTAACCGCTGATCGAGAGGGCCCCGAAAGCGTGCACGCTAAACTCCTCGACCTGGCAAACGCCTTGGTTCGGGTAAGCTACCTTTTGACCTATCGTTAATTGCATGACCGCTTCTCTCCCAATAACTTGAGAACGACGCGATGCGTATCGGACCAAAAACTGGAGTCCGGCGCAGGGTTGGTCTGTCAAGATTAACGCCATTATAGCATGTCTCGCCCAAGACTGGAACAAAAATTTCCGTGCAAGTCCGATGCAAAAGCCCGCGCGTCAGCAAGGGTGAATCTGCAAAAAAGATCCCACATCTGTCACAAACCTCACCGTCGTGGTGTTTTCATTTCGTAACGCGATAAGCGAACAAAATATCTTACAAAAAACCGGAGGTTTCAATGCGAAACAATTTCAGATCCCTGGCTCTTAGCCTTTTATCTCTAGCATTCATAATCATAGTTATCGGAAAGGTCGTGATCGTCGCCCAGGCACCGATCACGGGCAAATGGACGGCAGATGCCCGGCCGGGCAAACGCGACGACGGCAAGATCCAGCTCAATCTCAGCCGAACCACCCAAGGCGATCGCCGAAATGAATTTGGTTCGAGCTTCGCCTATTCTGAACTGCAGGGCCTGAGCCAGGCGCAGACGGAGAACGGCGGCGTGAATTTCAAGCTCGCCCGCGAGGCCGGCACCGTCAATTTCGAGGGCTCGTTCTCGAACGGCAAAGGCTCGGGCACGTTCCGTTTTGATCCTGACTATCGTTATTTCAGTGCGATGAAGCAGCGTGGTTTTGATTTTGAAAAGTCGAACAGCAGGAACAAAGGTGAAAACGATGTCGAAGGCCGCATGCTCTCGGCCGCGATGCTCAACGTCACGACCGCTCTCGCCGATGATCTCAGATCGGTCGGTTTCGGCGACCTCGATGTCGATGACCTATTCAAAGCCACGATCTTCAAAGTCGATTCCAAATTCATGGCAGAGATGAAGGCCACCGGCTTTCCAAACCTGACGATGGAAGACCTCGTAAAGGCACGCATCTTCAAGATCGACGCCGATTTTGTCAGAAAGGTCACGGAAATGGGCTTCGGCACCAAAGACTTCGAACAGCTCGTCAAATACAGCATCTTCAAGGTCACGCCCGAGTACCTCGCCGAAATGAAAGCCGCGGGATTCGACAACCTCTCGTCCGAAGAGGTCGTAAAATTCCGCATCTTCAAGGTAACGCCCGAGCTGCTCACCGATCTCAAAGCGGAAGGCTACGGCAAACTCTCCGCCGAAGAAGTCGTCAAATTCCGCATCTTCAACATCGACCGCGACTTCATCCGCCGAGCCAGAGCCGAAGACCCGAACATCTCGGTCGAAGATCTAGTCAAACTAAAGATCGGCGTCCGCCGCATGAAGACCAACTAAAACCTGTGATCTTTCCTCAATGATCCTAGATCCCCGGCTGTCCGCCCATGCGGACAGCCTTTTTTGACTGGAGGGCGAGCATCCTACTCGCCGCTAAAAACCAGAGGATCTAAGGTCATTTCCCAGTAAGCCAACACAATCAAAAAAAGACGGCGAGCATTCTCACCGTCTAAAAATATCCTCCATATTGGTCATTACGCGACCGCCGTGAAGATCAATGAATCGTTCTGCCGGATCATTGTAACCCAACAAAATCAACATCGCTGAGCGAATCGGTCACGTTAACAACCCGCGAGTTAAAGCGGTAACGGCTTGAGCGGACGGCGATGACATAGCTCTGGCCGCCGGTTACGTCCTCGAAGCGGTAGATACCGAATGAGCCCGTAACGAACGTCCGTCTGTTTCCGTTCGGATCGGTCATCGTCACCGTTGCTCCTCTCACGCCCTGGCCGGATGCGTTCAGGACGCGGCCCGAGACCGCCACACCGGCCGCAGTTGTTCCGATGACGACGTTGCCGCTTTGGTAGGTGGTCGTGAGCAAAGCTCCCTGGGCACTCGAAACGCTTTGAGCGGTCGGCGTCGATGAGAAGCTCACGGGGTACGTTCCGGCCGCAGCGTTGGCAGGAACTGCGAACGTCACGGTGATCATCTGCCTTGCTCCGGCCGCGTAGGTGTTGGTCGAGTCGACCAGCACGCCGAGGCGTCCGGCTGCCGTCTGGCTCGTGTTCAGTCCGAGATTCGAACCTGTCGGAACACCGCCTCCGATTGCAGCACTGACGTAGGTCAGGACCGACGCCGGATAGTTCACCGTGTAGCTGGCGGATGCTTCGTTACCGAGCGAATCCAGCATGAACGAGACCGTCACTTGCTGTCCGGCGATCGCCGAAGCATTGACCGCACGGATCACGCGTCCGCCCGTGCCCTCGGCCGTCTCGCCGCGGGCCGCAGCCGGAGCGGTCGGGCCGCAGACTGGTTTGGTGGTGATCGGTACGCCGTTGAGTACTCCGAGGTTGTAGCCGCGGATGACGGTCACGTCGCCGGCCTCGATCTGGGCGTTTCCGCAGGCTCCCGGAACGTCGAGATTGACGTCCGCTGCCTGGAACTGAGCTCCCGCCGGGATCGCCGGCAGGTTGCCGAGAACGACCTGTCGGATGTACGAAACGTCGTTCGACAGGACCTGATTGTCGCCCAGCGGGCCGCCGCTGCCGTCGACCACGTCGCCTTCCGGCCGCGTTGGAAGCGGTGTCGGTGTCGGCGTCGGGGTTCCGGCCGGAGTTGGCGTCGGTGTCGGCGTTATTCCACCGTCGTCGTTGACGATCGTTCCGGTTCCGGTCGCTCTGCCGATGATGCCGTTCGAAACGGTCGTCATGTCGACGAGGAACGTCTCATTCGGCTCGACAGCGGTGTCGCCGTTAACCAGAACGGTGACTGTTTTCGACGTCTCGGTCGGTAAGAATGTGACCGTACCGTTCGAGACCGCCGTGTAATCGCCAGGTGCCGTTGCCGTCTGGTTCGCCGTGGAATAGGTCACCAGCGAACTGAACGAAGTCGGATTGCCCGAACGAGTGATCGTAAACGTGAACGGCGTCGTTCCCGCATTACCTTCGTTCGCCGAAACATCATTGATCGAGAACGAAGGTTCAACGTCGTCGTTAAAGATCGTTCCAACCCCGTCGCCGCCGATAATGCTGCCGCCGACCGGATTCGAGAGTCTCATAAAGAACACTTCATTTGCCTCGAACGTGATGTCGCCGTTAACCGTAACGGCTATGGTCTGAAGCGTCGGCGAATTCGAAGTGAAGGTGATCGTTCCGGAACGCGGCACATAATCGTTGTTAGCGGCTAATGCGGTTCCGTCAACAGTGGTGAAATCAACCGTTCGAGCCGGTTGTCCGAGACCCGGCAACTGAGTGATCGTGACCTCAAAGATAAACGCGGTCGTGCCCGAATTCGTCTCGTTACGCGTGACCGAGTTAACCGCAAACAGAGGCCCAACAGGGATCGGCGTCGGAGACGGCGTTGGAGACGGCGTCGGCGTCGGCGTCGGCGTCGGACTTGGAGTCGGACTTGGAGTCGGCGTCGGCGTTGGCGTCGGAGTCGGAGTCGGCGTCGGCGTCGGCGTCGGAGAAGGCGTCGGTGTCGGCGTCGGTGTTGGCGTAGGCGTCGGCGTCGGCGTCGGCGTCGGAGTTGGAGTTGGAGTTGGAGTTGGAGTCGGCGTTGGCGTTGGCGCGACACCTTGAACTTCGAACGCACCGATATCCGAGCCATTTCCGTTCGGAGCGTTTGCAACTAGGGGATCATCGACCGGACGAGTCAGATTTCGTTGGTCAGAGGATACATCAGGAGCGGTGGCTCCTTTATCGATAGCCGGACTTCCGGGACTGAGGCTATGAGTTAATGTCGGCCCGCCGTTATCTGCCAAAGGCATAAGGAGCGGGTCGATCGGGGGTTTGTGGAGTACCAACGATGTCGTTGGTACCACTGGAGAAACCAATCGAACTGCCGGCATTGCCGATCAGGTTATATCCGAGCGAATTGAATTGCCCTGCGACGTCAGACGCACCGTTACCGTTTTTAGCAATTAGCGACGTACGAACGTTCGGCCCTAAGCCTGTTACATCACCGCGGTTCATTAGGTTTTCAACATAGACACCTCCACCAACTGATCCGCCAAAGTTGTCGGTAATGGTCGAGTTGGTCAGCGATATCTGGGATCCGGGACCGCCGTAGATACCGCCACCCAGTCCGGCGTTGCCGCCGTCTCCACGAGCCGCACCATTGGTCGAGTTTCCGGAGATGGTCGAATTGACCACGTTAAGCTGGCTAGCAATGGCCAGGTCCGGGCTATCTGGACGGCTGAGGATCCCACTAAGGTATATTGCTCCCCCGTTGCCGCCGATCGTTGTGTTGTTGTAAAGGGTGGAACGCGTGACATTTGCAGTTCCCAGAAGGAAAATAGCTCCGCCACTGAAGCCGTTAGAGTTGCTGTTCTCGATCGTTGATTCGACAAGATTGAGGGTCGAGTTAAAGTGCACGAAGATCGCTCCACCGCCCGAGAAACCTGTCGGGGCATCTGCGCCATCAGGCCGATCCGGGAGCGGGCTCCGGCAAACACCCAACAGCGATCGGGTGATCGTCAAACTCGTGCCGACAGATGTGGCAATACATCCGCCACCGTATTCAAGTCCGTCGAGTATCCTGAGCGACCTTAGATTTACATCCAGGGTTGGTTCGCCTTCAGGTGATTCACCATCCCTCAAATTCGAACCGATGTAGAAGATGCGGCTCCTGCTATTACCGTTGACAATTACCGAATTTGTCTCTCCATCGATGGTCAACGGCTTATCGATCGCGATCTCACCTGATGTCAGGAGGATCTCAAAATTCCCGCTAAACCTGATCGTGCTGAAAGGACACGCATCAATTACCGCCTGACGCAAGCTGCCTGGGCCGCTGTCGTTCGCATTTATAACGACCGGGTCAACCACACATCCAGCCGGCGTCGGCGAAGGAGTCGGCGTCGCTGTCGGTGCCGGAGACGGAGTAGGCGTCGGAGTAGGCGTAGGCGTCGGCGTCGGCGTCGGCGTTGGTGTCGGCGTTGGCGTCGGCG includes:
- the queF gene encoding NADPH-dependent 7-cyano-7-deazaguanine reductase QueF, with translation MPEGVNKQQLDIRPTPREEMGLFPLDAFPYEFVGKEIWVEFDMPEFTAICPFSDFPDFGVIRLKYVPNKLCVELKSLKLYINSFRDVKIFHEHVVNVILEDFVAACDPLKVEIEGDYHVRGNIKTVVRASYTKPA
- a CDS encoding CarD family transcriptional regulator, yielding MQLTIGQKVAYPNQGVCQVEEFSVHAFGALSISGYTLRVLHDNSTIFVPECNADSVGLRPLISRSQCRQLIDMLGEDFEPYAGDWKTRSREFTEKLRTGDIFQTAEVLKMLTFLSHEKKLSFREQTLLEKSKFLIISEISNADPKGSTPAESEIVSLVERACSKRSLASPAVMAAIH
- a CDS encoding orotate phosphoribosyltransferase produces the protein MDVLKRFTETNALLDGHFILSSGLHSPKYLQCALALQHPDDAAAFGKEIAAHYSADEIDTVASPAIGGLVIGFATAQALGKRFIWTERQEGVMTVRRGFTVSPGERILVVEDVITTGGSTRECIAALQSCGAKVVAAASIIDRSNRTADVGVPRISLVSLDVPSFSTDSCPMCADGLEAVKPGSRKS
- a CDS encoding ASCH domain-containing protein, which gives rise to MTSEVQKFWNDFLLLNPSIPRAEPFQVWCFGNTAEMARELAELVISGKKFATASLVAVNEIIPDEAPIADGYSVVTDLAGAPMCVIQTTEIRHLPFNDVDPQFASDEGEGDQTLEYWRDVHWKYFSQEAAQLEIDFDETSLVCCERFKLLYP
- a CDS encoding carboxypeptidase regulatory-like domain-containing protein; the protein is MPLADNGGPTLTHSLSPGSPAIDKGATAPDVSSDQRNLTRPVDDPLVANAPNGNGSDIGAFEVQGVAPTPTPTPTPTPTPTPTPTPTPTPTPTPTPTPTPSPTPTPTPTPTPTPTPTPTPSPTPSPTPTPTPTPSPTPSPTPIPVGPLFAVNSVTRNETNSGTTAFIFEVTITQLPGLGQPARTVDFTTVDGTALAANNDYVPRSGTITFTSNSPTLQTIAVTVNGDITFEANEVFFMRLSNPVGGSIIGGDGVGTIFNDDVEPSFSINDVSANEGNAGTTPFTFTITRSGNPTSFSSLVTYSTANQTATAPGDYTAVSNGTVTFLPTETSKTVTVLVNGDTAVEPNETFLVDMTTVSNGIIGRATGTGTIVNDDGGITPTPTPTPAGTPTPTPTPLPTRPEGDVVDGSGGPLGDNQVLSNDVSYIRQVVLGNLPAIPAGAQFQAADVNLDVPGACGNAQIEAGDVTVIRGYNLGVLNGVPITTKPVCGPTAPAAARGETAEGTGGRVIRAVNASAIAGQQVTVSFMLDSLGNEASASYTVNYPASVLTYVSAAIGGGVPTGSNLGLNTSQTAAGRLGVLVDSTNTYAAGARQMITVTFAVPANAAAGTYPVSFSSTPTAQSVSSAQGALLTTTYQSGNVVIGTTAAGVAVSGRVLNASGQGVRGATVTMTDPNGNRRTFVTGSFGIYRFEDVTGGQSYVIAVRSSRYRFNSRVVNVTDSLSDVDFVGLQ
- a CDS encoding Crp/Fnr family transcriptional regulator translates to MPETTRSSNKLLAALPIIAYDRVRPQFEPYELKYSENVYDQGEEMKHVYFVETGIISILVATSPTTTMEIAMVGNEGMAALGVFLGIKLSNNRAVVQGSGNAQRMTAKNFNAECAFSDELPRIMRLFTYSMLMQISRSAVCTRFHSIESRLARWLLMTQDRMRSEDFQVTQEFLSYMLGVRREAVNKAAGILQKQKLISYVRGHVTVIDRKTLEGLACTCYGFIAAN
- a CDS encoding Crp/Fnr family transcriptional regulator; the protein is MPTAVRTDALKNYLLASLPIGEFERILPKLEIVPLTLGKVMHESGAKMDYTYFPTTAIISLLYIMENGATAEIGVVGNDGILGIELFMGGETTTNRAIVQSAGNVLRMRANEMKAEFTLGGPFQRLLLRYTQALIAQISQTAVCNRLHSVEQQLCRWLLLSHDRLDSDKLVMTHDLISNMLGVRREGVTLAAQKLVARKLIQSVRGTMTIIDRPGLENAVCECYKVVNDEYNRLLGRGISRSFV
- a CDS encoding DUF952 domain-containing protein; the encoded protein is MPATRDRRTGHTQAGSLRSDGMLIYHIVLPEVWAAFDTGLYRHASLAVEGFIHCSFEEQLDGVIGRYYSGVESVVILEIESDRLMSRMIKEPSTDSGIYPHIYGPINRDAIIRTFEKRI
- the truA gene encoding tRNA pseudouridine(38-40) synthase TruA, which produces MNYRLLIQYDGTDFHGWQVQENDRTIQGELERVIGMIADMDVAVVGSGRTDAGVHAEGQVANVHLHSKFTPERLKHAINGNLWRDIRIMKAEKAPDEFHARFSAKRKTYIYRVVNAPVMSPFWRRFAHHETRPLDVARMNEAARLFLGEHDWTAFASAKSDGDSRVRNVLDFTVESRWNDQAQGVMIEFRISATGFLRYMVRSIVGTMLEVGRGEKDSDTIQTAIVTGNRDLAGKTASAQGLTLHKVEYD